The Crocosphaera subtropica ATCC 51142 genome includes a window with the following:
- a CDS encoding pyridoxal-phosphate-dependent aminotransferase family protein: MQDKHMLMIPGPTPVPESVLLAMAKHPIGHRSGDFSQIIGELTENLKWLHQTQNDVLMLTVSGTGAMEAGIINFLSAGDRVLVGNNGKFGERWGKIARAFGLEVEEITAEWGKPLDPQAFKAKLEADTQKTIKAVIITHSETSTGVLNDLQTINTHVKAHREALIMVDAVTSLGAVSVPIDKWGLDMVASGSQKGYMIPPGLGFVAVSPKAWKAYETATLPKFYLDLGAYKKATDKNSSPFTPPINLMYGLKVALDMMKAEGLDAMFTRHQRLTQATRAAMRGLGLSLFAPDEAASHAVTAVMPSTVDAEAIRSTMRKQFDIALAGGQDHLKGKIFRIGHLGFVSERDILTAIAALEATLQRLGDQGAKSGAGMAAAAKVLGN, translated from the coding sequence ATGCAAGATAAACATATGCTCATGATTCCAGGGCCAACCCCTGTCCCTGAAAGTGTTCTACTCGCCATGGCTAAACACCCTATTGGTCATCGCAGTGGGGATTTTAGCCAAATTATCGGGGAACTTACTGAAAACCTCAAATGGCTCCATCAAACCCAAAATGATGTGCTGATGTTAACCGTCAGTGGAACTGGGGCGATGGAAGCAGGAATTATCAATTTCTTGAGTGCTGGCGATCGCGTTTTAGTGGGTAATAACGGCAAATTTGGGGAGCGTTGGGGGAAAATTGCCCGTGCTTTCGGCTTAGAAGTAGAAGAAATCACCGCAGAATGGGGTAAACCCCTCGACCCCCAAGCCTTTAAAGCCAAATTGGAAGCAGATACCCAAAAAACCATCAAAGCGGTCATTATCACCCATTCAGAAACCTCTACAGGGGTTCTCAACGACCTCCAAACCATTAATACCCATGTCAAAGCTCACCGAGAAGCTTTAATCATGGTGGATGCTGTGACCAGTTTGGGGGCTGTGAGTGTGCCGATTGATAAATGGGGACTAGATATGGTGGCCTCTGGCTCCCAAAAAGGCTATATGATTCCTCCCGGCTTAGGATTTGTGGCTGTTAGTCCTAAAGCTTGGAAAGCCTACGAAACCGCAACCTTACCTAAGTTTTATTTAGATTTAGGTGCTTACAAAAAAGCAACGGATAAAAACAGTTCTCCCTTCACCCCTCCGATTAATCTCATGTACGGCTTAAAAGTAGCCTTAGACATGATGAAAGCCGAAGGCTTAGACGCTATGTTTACCCGTCATCAACGGTTAACCCAGGCCACCCGTGCTGCCATGAGAGGGTTAGGGTTGAGTTTATTTGCCCCAGACGAAGCCGCCAGTCATGCAGTAACGGCGGTGATGCCTTCTACTGTTGATGCTGAGGCCATTCGTTCCACGATGAGAAAACAGTTTGATATTGCCTTGGCTGGAGGACAAGATCATCTTAAAGGCAAAATCTTCCGTATCGGCCATTTAGGATTTGTCAGCGAGCGAGACATTTTAACGGCGATCGCTGCTTTAGAAGCTACCCTACAACGTTTAGGGGATCAAGGAGCTAAATCTGGAGCGGGGATGGCTGCGGCTGCTAAAGTGCTAGGAAATTAA
- a CDS encoding class I SAM-dependent methyltransferase — translation MKPANLDGFKTYTQAVKEGKYDLYVGNLFGKYDNVRTYWEDQLTRIVLRPYLWEIVENCRSEQRGVKIVDLGCGAGQGYDILTKIDRRDLDLGLQHKRVLPPDDLSLFLGLDISQAMVEKGQTLFADHPYVQFQQADLSEGLGNIKQTESPFDLYFSSYGSLSHLARKDLVKLLGDICHHGQEGSYIVMDLIGRYSIEWPDFWYAQSEEEKVRQYNMGYLYSDEVRQTADIESFPIRFWTGEEVRELAQEITDQVGVELEVVRLVDRSILVGRHTDTRSFNPKLKPIRRCINSLHEDYLRTNLDELMLDASIFPDHPFISPLLYELINSWNILIEFTQHRLSHNFSLPELKGWDEFPKPLQFALMTIDRVIADVGWMWYGDPRANIIEPQLGYALRTLEYEMQRGWGCGHGLIAVLKIKK, via the coding sequence ATGAAACCAGCTAATTTAGATGGATTCAAAACCTATACACAAGCTGTAAAAGAGGGAAAATATGATCTCTATGTTGGCAATTTATTCGGTAAGTATGATAATGTTCGTACCTATTGGGAAGATCAACTAACTCGAATTGTTTTACGTCCTTATCTCTGGGAAATCGTTGAAAATTGTCGTTCCGAACAAAGAGGGGTGAAGATTGTTGATCTCGGTTGTGGTGCCGGCCAAGGTTACGATATCCTCACAAAAATTGACCGTCGGGATCTCGATTTAGGCTTACAACATAAACGAGTCTTACCTCCTGATGATTTGTCTCTATTTTTAGGGTTAGATATTAGTCAAGCTATGGTAGAAAAGGGACAAACCTTGTTTGCTGATCATCCCTATGTTCAATTTCAACAAGCAGACTTGAGTGAAGGTCTTGGAAATATAAAACAGACAGAATCACCCTTTGATTTATACTTTTCATCCTATGGTTCCTTATCCCATTTAGCACGAAAAGATTTGGTTAAGTTATTAGGGGATATTTGTCATCATGGTCAAGAGGGTAGTTACATCGTCATGGATTTAATTGGACGCTACTCCATTGAATGGCCTGATTTTTGGTATGCTCAATCGGAAGAAGAAAAAGTCCGTCAGTATAATATGGGTTATCTTTACTCCGATGAGGTACGTCAAACGGCCGACATTGAATCTTTTCCCATTCGTTTTTGGACGGGAGAAGAGGTCAGAGAATTAGCCCAAGAAATTACGGATCAGGTTGGGGTTGAACTTGAAGTCGTTAGATTAGTTGATCGTTCTATTTTAGTTGGCCGTCACACCGATACCAGATCGTTTAATCCAAAACTAAAACCCATTCGTCGCTGTATTAATTCCCTACATGAAGATTATTTGCGAACCAATTTAGATGAATTAATGTTAGATGCAAGTATTTTTCCTGACCATCCTTTTATTAGTCCTCTACTATACGAATTAATTAACTCTTGGAATATTTTAATTGAGTTTACACAACATCGTCTGTCCCATAATTTTTCCTTACCTGAATTGAAAGGGTGGGATGAGTTTCCCAAACCGTTACAATTTGCGTTAATGACCATTGATCGAGTCATTGCCGATGTGGGTTGGATGTGGTACGGCGATCCTCGCGCTAATATCATCGAACCCCAGTTAGGATATGCTTTGAGAACCTTAGAATACGAGATGCAACGAGGTTGGGGTTGTGGTCATGGATTAATTGCTGTCTTAAAGATTAAGAAATAA
- the glsA gene encoding glutaminase A, with product MTSPSNSKTWSHLSPDDPFFSESCSAFLEDLYQRYFLLKEGQNADYIPELAKVNPDLLAITIVTTQGKIYSIGDTSDLFTIQSIAKPLVYGMVLEDWGWEYVLNKIGVEPTGEPFNDIIDPDEIQERKYNPMVNAGAITTTSLVKGKTLEDRQQRLLAMFRGYFGRDVQVDQSIFWSRKTRDNWNRAIAYMMLSFGVIEEKIEEVLDLYFQQCSVLVNCQDLALMAATLANAGLNPITGERALNLNYAKSLMSVMYSSGLYQISGQWAYQVGLPAKSGLSGAIVGIVPHQMGIAVFSPPLGEHKKSVRGVKIFQELSQQFQLHIFDQIHIIDPQQKEKDKPFLFSSQSPSITNFLDYLYEKYLPLDEGNIYVSEPDIVEIDPNWFSICIVTTDGQFYGVGDVEQSFLIQSISKVFAYGLALEDHGRDYVLKTVDVEPTGDAYNSIIKVEENSKRPYNAMVNTGAIAITNLIKGKSPAHKLNRILKMYQQYIGHPVYVDTGAVVSEQTKGDRNWAISYLLRNFGMISGDIKETLQLYLQQCSVIIDCRDLAIMAATLANNGRNPMTGKQAIDPDYIKDLLSVMFTCGMYDFAGEWAYKVGFPAKSGVGGGILAVVPGVMGIGVFSPPLDKRGNSIRGIKVCEELSHHFRLHIFEPMSSPI from the coding sequence ATGACATCCCCTAGCAACTCAAAAACTTGGTCACATTTATCTCCTGACGATCCTTTCTTCAGCGAGTCCTGTTCAGCATTTCTTGAGGATTTGTACCAACGCTATTTTCTCCTTAAAGAAGGACAAAATGCTGACTATATTCCTGAATTAGCTAAGGTTAATCCTGATTTACTGGCAATTACCATTGTTACCACCCAAGGAAAAATTTATAGTATTGGGGATACTTCAGACTTATTTACCATACAATCCATTGCCAAACCCCTAGTTTATGGCATGGTTTTAGAGGACTGGGGATGGGAGTATGTTCTCAATAAAATTGGAGTCGAACCTACCGGAGAACCGTTTAATGACATTATTGATCCTGACGAAATTCAAGAAAGAAAATATAATCCTATGGTTAATGCTGGTGCTATTACTACCACCAGTTTAGTCAAAGGAAAGACCTTAGAAGACCGTCAGCAGCGATTACTTGCTATGTTTCGAGGCTATTTTGGTCGGGATGTTCAAGTGGATCAATCTATCTTTTGGTCACGAAAAACCAGGGATAATTGGAATCGAGCGATCGCTTATATGATGCTTAGTTTTGGCGTAATTGAAGAGAAAATTGAGGAGGTTTTGGATCTCTATTTTCAACAATGTTCGGTGTTGGTTAATTGTCAAGATTTAGCTTTAATGGCTGCTACTTTAGCCAATGCGGGTTTAAATCCCATTACAGGGGAAAGGGCGTTAAATCTTAATTATGCTAAAAGTTTAATGAGTGTGATGTACAGCAGTGGACTATATCAAATTTCGGGTCAATGGGCTTATCAAGTAGGATTACCGGCTAAAAGTGGTTTATCAGGGGCAATTGTTGGGATTGTTCCCCATCAAATGGGGATTGCTGTCTTTTCTCCTCCCTTGGGAGAACATAAAAAAAGTGTACGAGGGGTGAAAATTTTTCAAGAACTTTCTCAACAGTTTCAACTCCATATTTTTGATCAAATTCATATAATAGATCCTCAACAAAAAGAGAAAGATAAACCCTTTCTTTTCTCATCACAATCCCCATCGATTACTAATTTTTTAGACTATTTATATGAAAAGTATTTACCTCTTGATGAAGGCAATATTTATGTGAGCGAACCTGATATCGTAGAAATTGATCCGAACTGGTTTTCTATTTGTATTGTTACTACTGATGGACAATTTTATGGGGTTGGGGATGTAGAACAGTCTTTTTTAATCCAGTCTATTTCTAAAGTGTTTGCCTATGGTTTAGCTTTAGAGGATCATGGCAGAGACTATGTTTTAAAAACCGTTGATGTCGAACCCACTGGAGATGCTTATAATTCGATTATTAAAGTAGAAGAAAATTCTAAACGTCCCTACAATGCAATGGTCAATACAGGGGCGATCGCTATTACTAATTTAATTAAAGGTAAAAGTCCGGCTCATAAGCTGAATCGTATTTTAAAAATGTATCAACAATACATTGGCCATCCTGTTTATGTGGATACTGGGGCGGTGGTTTCAGAACAAACTAAAGGCGATCGCAATTGGGCAATTTCCTATTTATTACGAAATTTTGGCATGATTTCTGGTGATATTAAAGAAACCCTACAACTGTATCTACAACAATGTTCTGTAATAATTGATTGCCGTGATTTAGCGATTATGGCCGCAACCTTGGCGAATAATGGAAGGAATCCTATGACGGGAAAACAAGCCATTGATCCTGACTATATTAAAGATTTACTCAGTGTTATGTTTACCTGTGGAATGTATGATTTTGCGGGAGAATGGGCCTATAAAGTGGGATTTCCAGCTAAAAGTGGTGTAGGAGGTGGCATTTTAGCCGTGGTTCCAGGAGTTATGGGAATTGGGGTGTTTTCTCCTCCCCTTGATAAACGGGGGAATAGTATTCGAGGAATTAAAGTTTGTGAGGAATTATCTCATCATTTTCGCTTACATATTTTTGAACCTATGTCTTCTCCCATTTAA
- a CDS encoding starch-binding protein, whose translation MADLLVYFKRPNSWQQTINIYYWDTSPSSESISWPGVAMTDEGNDWYSYRFSGVDKATLIFNDGQGKQTRDLQREEDGWYFNNKWYDRNPETPITPLVVHFKRPTSWQQTVNIYYWNASPSSESVSWPGVAMTAEDNDWYRYDFSEVDTANIIFNDGSSRQTDNLRRNREGWFFNNSWYDQNPQRPDIPVITVMPKGATYQESQHITLISSNPDDAIYYTTDGTTPTIESNLYQQPILIETNTTLRCIGRNALGEMGAIFEFIYTIDPNADFRKPTITASEDSGNYQEAISPRFTITDPRETPIIAYYTNDGTEPTTHSNIYVQGNAINGLTGPKMILDTTTNVRFLIIDGAGNETYADFYYSVGSQVEEGDFRAETIYFLITTRFYDGDPSNNFFCRDRIKFNAAGEAEDPHWRGDFKGLIQKLDYIKDLGFTAIWITPPIENRSGLDYHGYHGYDWTKIDPRLESPDATYQDLINEAHARGIKIIQDVVVNHSCQYGIRGKVWIDHLPIKYFVPQGSQQGQVNYGPYQGNLGNYQSEFKEDNDNPVAPDWFKERQTSDAEGVVPLVDPLTGETVPKEGYNPNRFFGIDANNLDPEWYHQDGFMAGGDWENVSIQTKHLAGDTIDLATRRDNVKDYLINAICRYLDMGVDALRIDTVKHVERNNLLEYINAWKTHKPGLFVFGENLVKGTGWGDLFGDDNAPSFLRPWWYTRLGDDPKDPNSGEDSGFSVLDFSLFSTFRDNVSRGSFSGIGAILANDWVYGDATTLVTFLQNHDVGPDNDFRFRFQGNTEWAAATYNLLWTIRGIPCLYFGEEIEFMKGKPQDIIGNDDTLDETGRAYYGPHLEDDTIQTTQSHPLYQHIKRLNLIRSCIPALQKGTMSQVNEWGNAMSFVREDQASNSYVAVGLTIGSEQQITINNVKNGIYCDAVTGKKIDVNNNTLSFLVRANSAGIYVLNGEGKIGEDGVYLT comes from the coding sequence ATGGCCGATCTCCTCGTCTACTTCAAGCGTCCTAACTCATGGCAACAAACGATTAATATTTACTATTGGGATACCAGTCCATCTTCTGAGTCAATATCTTGGCCAGGGGTTGCTATGACAGACGAAGGCAATGACTGGTATAGCTATCGCTTCTCAGGCGTGGACAAGGCTACTTTAATTTTTAATGATGGCCAGGGGAAACAAACCAGAGACTTACAACGGGAGGAAGACGGTTGGTACTTCAATAATAAATGGTACGATCGCAACCCCGAAACCCCTATCACTCCTCTCGTCGTTCATTTTAAACGACCCACATCCTGGCAGCAAACTGTTAATATTTACTACTGGAACGCCAGTCCATCTTCTGAGTCAGTATCTTGGCCAGGGGTTGCTATGACAGCAGAAGACAATGACTGGTATCGCTATGATTTCTCAGAAGTAGACACAGCTAATATTATTTTCAATGATGGAAGTTCGAGACAAACAGATAACTTAAGACGAAATAGAGAAGGGTGGTTTTTCAATAATAGTTGGTACGACCAAAACCCCCAACGGCCTGATATTCCTGTTATTACTGTTATGCCAAAAGGGGCAACTTATCAAGAGTCTCAGCATATCACCCTGATCAGCAGTAACCCAGATGATGCTATTTACTATACAACCGATGGCACAACACCCACCATTGAATCAAACCTCTATCAACAACCTATTCTAATCGAAACTAACACGACTTTGCGCTGTATTGGACGTAACGCATTGGGAGAAATGGGGGCTATTTTTGAATTTATTTATACCATTGATCCCAACGCAGACTTTAGAAAACCCACCATTACAGCGAGTGAAGACTCAGGCAACTATCAAGAAGCGATCTCCCCTCGCTTTACCATTACCGATCCCCGTGAAACCCCCATTATTGCTTACTATACCAACGATGGCACAGAACCCACCACCCACAGTAATATTTACGTTCAAGGAAACGCCATCAATGGGTTAACGGGGCCAAAAATGATCCTAGACACCACCACCAATGTGAGATTTTTGATCATTGATGGTGCCGGCAATGAAACCTATGCAGACTTTTACTACAGTGTGGGGAGTCAAGTGGAAGAGGGAGATTTTCGAGCAGAAACCATCTATTTTCTCATTACCACTCGCTTTTATGACGGTGATCCCAGTAATAACTTTTTCTGTCGCGATCGCATCAAGTTTAACGCAGCCGGGGAAGCAGAAGATCCTCACTGGAGAGGGGACTTTAAAGGATTAATTCAAAAATTAGACTATATCAAAGACTTAGGGTTTACCGCTATTTGGATCACACCTCCCATCGAAAATAGAAGCGGTTTAGACTATCATGGTTATCATGGTTATGATTGGACAAAGATCGATCCTCGTTTAGAGTCACCCGATGCCACCTATCAAGATTTAATCAACGAGGCCCACGCTAGAGGCATCAAAATTATACAAGATGTGGTGGTTAACCATTCCTGTCAATACGGTATCAGGGGCAAAGTTTGGATCGATCATCTCCCCATTAAATATTTTGTCCCCCAAGGATCACAACAGGGACAGGTTAACTATGGACCCTATCAAGGCAACTTAGGCAACTATCAAAGCGAGTTCAAAGAGGATAATGATAACCCGGTGGCCCCTGACTGGTTCAAAGAAAGACAAACTTCTGATGCTGAGGGAGTCGTACCCTTAGTTGATCCCCTGACCGGGGAAACCGTTCCCAAAGAAGGCTATAACCCTAACCGCTTTTTTGGTATCGATGCCAATAATCTTGACCCCGAATGGTATCATCAAGACGGGTTTATGGCCGGGGGAGACTGGGAAAATGTTTCCATCCAAACCAAACATTTAGCCGGGGATACCATCGACTTGGCTACAAGACGAGACAATGTGAAAGATTATCTCATCAATGCCATTTGTCGCTATTTAGATATGGGAGTGGATGCGCTACGCATCGACACCGTGAAGCACGTTGAGCGCAATAATTTATTAGAATATATCAATGCTTGGAAAACCCATAAACCAGGTTTATTTGTCTTTGGGGAAAACCTGGTGAAAGGGACCGGATGGGGTGATTTATTTGGCGACGATAATGCACCCTCGTTTTTGCGGCCTTGGTGGTACACTCGTTTAGGAGATGATCCCAAAGATCCGAACTCTGGGGAAGACTCTGGTTTCTCGGTGTTAGATTTTTCTTTGTTTTCTACCTTTCGGGATAATGTCAGTCGGGGAAGTTTTAGCGGTATTGGGGCTATTTTAGCCAATGACTGGGTTTATGGGGATGCCACCACCTTAGTCACCTTCTTACAAAACCATGATGTGGGGCCTGATAATGACTTTCGCTTTCGTTTCCAAGGCAACACAGAATGGGCTGCTGCTACTTATAATTTGTTATGGACTATAAGAGGTATTCCTTGTCTCTATTTTGGGGAAGAAATCGAATTTATGAAAGGAAAACCCCAGGATATTATCGGTAATGATGATACGTTAGATGAGACAGGAAGGGCTTATTATGGACCCCATCTCGAAGACGATACCATTCAAACCACCCAAAGCCATCCACTGTATCAACATATTAAACGCTTAAACCTCATTCGTAGTTGTATTCCGGCTTTACAAAAAGGGACAATGAGTCAGGTGAATGAGTGGGGAAATGCCATGAGTTTTGTGAGAGAAGATCAAGCTAGTAATAGTTATGTTGCAGTGGGTTTAACCATTGGTAGTGAACAACAAATTACCATTAATAATGTCAAAAATGGGATATATTGTGATGCAGTAACCGGTAAAAAGATCGATGTGAATAATAATACCCTTTCTTTTCTGGTTCGGGCCAATTCAGCCGGTATTTATGTCTTAAATGGAGAAGGAAAAATAGGAGAAGATGGAGTTTATTTAACCTAA